A stretch of DNA from Roseovarius sp. M141:
AATTTTTTACCGTTGATCCCCGCGAGGGTGCCGGTCGGGGCCTTGTGACGCGCGTATTTTAGGAAGGTTCAAAGACGGGCCGCGCGTTATTCGAATAGTTTGAACAGCTCCTTGGTGGCGCGTTTCGTGACGTCATCCTTGATCGCATCCTCGACGGACTGGCCGTCCTGGACCTTCACGCCCAGTTCCTTTTCAACGAACTTGTCGATCTCCTTGTTGACCTCGTCTCGGGCCTTTTTCTCCAGCTTCTTGCGCTCTTCCTTGAAGTTGAGATCAATGGCCTTTTCCAGATCGGGGCGGATGCTGGGCCCCGACCATGGGCCGCGGATACGCACCGGAATGGCCAGACCCCGGCTGTTTTCACCGCGCAGAAGCACTGGCGTAAAGAGATAATCAATGTCGCGTGCCCCAAGACCGATGCGCCCCTTGCCCGTGGCGGTGGCCAGCGGCATCGACATGTTCAGATCGTCACCCCGCATATCACCGTCCTTGATCGCAAAGCTGGCGCTGACCTCGTCAAAAACGGTGGTGCCGCCACTGCCATCGCCGGTACGCATGAGGCGATCCAGATCAAAGCCACTGATGACACCGCGCCCGGTGGCCAGTTTGAGATTGCCGCTGAGGCTGCGCATGATCGCATCGACAGATTGGCCAACCCCCAGGAAATCGAGGCTGGCGGTGCCGGTGGTCGCAAACCGGGTAATCCCGGCGGCATCTGTCAAAAGCCGCTCCATATCAATGCCGCGCGCGGTCAGATCGCCGCCGACCGACAGGCCCGAGCGGTTGTTGGCCACGACCTGCCCGCCGATGGTGCCGCCGTAGCCTTGCAATTCCTGCAACTCGGCGACGGCGCGAGCGTTGTCGATGGTCAGGCGGATACGCGCGGCGCCGAATTTGAACTGCCCCATATCGATGCTGCTCGCGGTGAGCGCGATGTTGGCATCCGCGACGCTCAGCGCGCTTGCGTCGATGGGCGCGGTGGACCATCCGGTGTCGCGCGGCTGGGACGCGCCGCCGCTGCCACCGCTACCGCCTGCGGCCTCGCCCCCGGTCAGACCGGCCAGGTCCAGCGCGCCTGCGTTCAACTGTGCCGTGATGCGCGGGCGGGCGCCCGATGTTGCCACATCAAGCGCGCCGGTCACGCTGTTTCCGTCAAGATCCAGGGACAGATCCCGCAGGGACAGTCGCAGATCCTCGGTCAGGTTGATCTGGGAGTTGGCCATGATCGCCCGCCCAAGCCCCTTGGGCGGGCGGGTCACGGGCAGGCCCAGCGCGGCCATGAAACGCTCGGTGTTGTCGATATCCGCCGACATTTTCCCGTCCAGTTGCGGTGCGGTCGTGGCGCGGCCATCAACCGTAAACGTGGCGCCACCCGTCGAGATCGTCAGCGTGACAGGCGATACTGCCCCTTCCAGAAACGGACCCACTTCGCCCAGACGCCCGGTGACGCGCACATCCTCGC
This window harbors:
- a CDS encoding AsmA family protein, giving the protein MKFLLKLLVFILVAVAIAVGALFFLPGERIARIAAERISDMTGREVTMTGETSISFYPVLGISTGQTTIANADWGTGGPMLSAGSLKLGVDPIALIRGDIRITGLEVTQPRIVIERGKDGRGNWQIGVAGVASTEQADAAPGAAPKSDRLALTLDRALITDASVVYIDHAAGTRRQIEGMDLEMRWPTYAGEGTFEGVLRPAGEDVRVTGRLGEVGPFLEGAVSPVTLTISTGGATFTVDGRATTAPQLDGKMSADIDNTERFMAALGLPVTRPPKGLGRAIMANSQINLTEDLRLSLRDLSLDLDGNSVTGALDVATSGARPRITAQLNAGALDLAGLTGGEAAGGSGGSGGASQPRDTGWSTAPIDASALSVADANIALTASSIDMGQFKFGAARIRLTIDNARAVAELQELQGYGGTIGGQVVANNRSGLSVGGDLTARGIDMERLLTDAAGITRFATTGTASLDFLGVGQSVDAIMRSLSGNLKLATGRGVISGFDLDRLMRTGDGSGGTTVFDEVSASFAIKDGDMRGDDLNMSMPLATATGKGRIGLGARDIDYLFTPVLLRGENSRGLAIPVRIRGPWSGPSIRPDLEKAIDLNFKEERKKLEKKARDEVNKEIDKFVEKELGVKVQDGQSVEDAIKDDVTKRATKELFKLFE